The following are encoded together in the Anaerostipes caccae L1-92 genome:
- a CDS encoding ABC transporter ATP-binding protein, protein MFEMISRIYQIAGSSRKKITVGILCNILKSFFQSFMMLSVFLIMLNLDTLTSSIILKAVTIILISILGRFFFQWMSDRTMSGTGYDIFRDYRLEIGERLKQAPMGYFSEQNLGTIQTILTTTIADLEGYSMMAIEQMTSGVAMAFLMSFMMFFFNPIIGTLSMIGLVIGLTVLRLVRQRAAEHSPIYQAAQENLVNKCLEYIRGIAVLRSFSNGKSGQQEVHTAFQKKWDADYSQEKATAGVLRLYGLVYKLMSCVLIAAAGILYMDGKISLPFCMTFLFCAFTVYSDLETMGNSAFLSKKINTELDRLEEVTNIPQMDTTTDKLHPSNYEISLKDVSFGYGSRRIIDHISLNIPEHTTCAIVGPSGSGKTTLCNLIARFWDVQEGSVCIGGQNVKDYTADSVLDCISMVFQKVYLFHDTIENNIKFGKPDASLEEVMEAAKRACCHDFIMALPDGYQTVIGESGSTLSGGEKQRISIARAILKDAPIVILDEATSSVDPENEQALLSAIEELTKNKTLISIAHRLSTVQKADQIIVIDNGHVKQKGTHDQLSKKDGIYRNFLKLRVEATGWQL, encoded by the coding sequence ATGTTTGAAATGATTTCTCGTATTTATCAAATCGCCGGCTCCAGCAGAAAAAAAATAACAGTTGGAATACTGTGCAATATTTTAAAATCCTTTTTTCAAAGTTTTATGATGCTCAGTGTATTTTTAATCATGTTAAATCTTGATACACTAACCTCCTCAATAATTTTAAAAGCTGTAACTATCATTCTTATTAGTATTCTTGGACGTTTCTTTTTCCAATGGATGAGTGACCGTACCATGAGCGGAACCGGTTATGATATTTTCCGTGATTACCGTTTAGAAATTGGTGAGCGATTAAAACAAGCACCTATGGGTTATTTTTCAGAGCAGAACCTTGGAACCATCCAAACAATTTTAACCACTACCATAGCGGATCTGGAAGGTTACTCCATGATGGCTATCGAACAGATGACCAGTGGTGTTGCCATGGCATTCCTTATGTCTTTCATGATGTTCTTTTTCAACCCAATAATAGGGACACTAAGTATGATAGGCTTAGTAATTGGCCTGACAGTATTACGCCTGGTCAGACAGCGGGCCGCAGAACATTCGCCAATTTATCAGGCTGCCCAGGAAAATCTGGTTAATAAATGTTTAGAGTACATACGTGGGATTGCTGTTCTCCGTTCATTTTCAAACGGCAAAAGCGGCCAGCAAGAGGTACACACTGCATTTCAAAAGAAATGGGACGCTGATTATTCACAGGAAAAGGCAACCGCAGGTGTTCTCCGGCTATATGGCCTTGTCTATAAATTGATGAGCTGCGTCTTAATCGCTGCTGCTGGTATCTTATACATGGACGGAAAAATTTCCCTACCATTCTGTATGACATTTTTGTTTTGTGCATTTACCGTTTATTCTGATTTGGAAACTATGGGAAACAGTGCATTCTTGAGTAAGAAAATAAATACCGAATTAGACCGTTTGGAAGAAGTGACAAATATTCCCCAGATGGACACCACCACAGATAAACTCCATCCTTCCAATTATGAGATTTCATTAAAAGATGTATCATTTGGCTATGGTTCCCGCAGAATTATTGACCACATATCCTTAAACATACCAGAGCATACTACATGTGCGATTGTAGGTCCGTCAGGAAGCGGTAAAACGACATTATGTAACTTAATCGCTCGTTTCTGGGACGTTCAGGAAGGCTCTGTGTGTATTGGCGGCCAAAATGTGAAAGACTATACCGCTGACAGTGTGCTTGACTGTATCAGTATGGTTTTCCAAAAGGTTTATCTATTCCATGACACAATCGAAAATAATATTAAGTTTGGGAAGCCTGATGCGTCACTTGAAGAAGTAATGGAGGCAGCAAAAAGAGCCTGCTGTCATGACTTTATTATGGCCTTGCCGGATGGATATCAAACTGTAATTGGCGAAAGTGGATCTACATTATCTGGCGGCGAAAAACAAAGAATCTCCATTGCACGGGCAATTTTAAAAGACGCACCCATTGTCATTTTAGATGAAGCAACCTCCAGTGTTGACCCTGAAAATGAACAGGCTCTTTTATCTGCGATTGAGGAGCTGACTAAAAATAAAACTTTAATTTCCATAGCCCATCGATTGAGTACCGTACAAAAAGCTGACCAGATTATTGTGATTGATAATGGGCACGTCAAACAAAAGGGCACCCATGACCAGCTCAGTAAAAAGGACGGAATTTACCGGAATTTCCTTAAATTACGTGTGGAAGCCACCGGATGGCAATTATAA
- a CDS encoding energy-coupling factor transporter transmembrane component T → MHMLAVTETKGFHLDPRTKLLLMAVVATAEFLYGHTAFMLAVALIPFILLLTNRQYKAAAIFIVLFVAALVVKEIQNSIRFHMVVNMIVVLLVGLVLRLFPAFAMGNYIIKSTTASECITSLSRMHIGRNITIPLSVLFRFLPTMQEESAAIKDAMRMREIQFGTKKFWQNPMALLEYRFIPLMISVVKIGDELSAAALTRGLDNPAKRSSITRVGFTCYDAIAVVISGVMLFVTLFIIKW, encoded by the coding sequence ATGCACATGCTTGCTGTTACAGAGACGAAAGGATTCCATTTAGACCCACGGACAAAATTACTGCTGATGGCCGTTGTAGCTACCGCCGAGTTTTTATATGGCCATACCGCTTTTATGCTTGCAGTGGCTTTGATACCTTTTATTCTATTACTTACAAACAGACAATATAAGGCAGCGGCCATTTTTATAGTTCTGTTTGTAGCTGCTTTGGTGGTTAAGGAAATCCAAAACTCAATTCGTTTTCACATGGTTGTCAATATGATTGTAGTTTTATTGGTGGGATTGGTTTTAAGGCTTTTTCCTGCTTTTGCAATGGGGAATTACATAATTAAATCTACTACTGCCAGTGAGTGTATTACATCACTGAGCAGAATGCATATCGGTAGGAATATTACCATTCCTCTTTCTGTATTATTTCGCTTTTTGCCTACCATGCAGGAAGAATCAGCAGCTATTAAAGACGCTATGAGAATGAGGGAAATCCAGTTTGGTACGAAAAAATTTTGGCAGAATCCAATGGCACTGCTTGAATATCGTTTCATACCGCTTATGATTTCGGTTGTAAAGATTGGTGATGAACTGTCTGCGGCAGCGTTGACCCGTGGGCTGGATAATCCAGCAAAGCGGTCAAGCATAACGAGAGTTGGATTTACCTGTTACGATGCCATTGCGGTAGTAATTTCAGGCGTTATGCTGTTTGTCACCTTATTTATTATTAAATGGTAG
- a CDS encoding ABC transporter ATP-binding protein, with the protein MKSKEPGAIRQLFMFVGSSKGKMKFSILMAVLGELFGMVPFLILAMLADSLYSGTATTKDTVILAGIAALCQCIKTFLTWRSSLLSHRISFTILQNIRERIADKMAKVPMGVMLETPSGIFKNLIVDNVAKLEDSMAHFMPELPSHITAPLCSILLIFILDWRMGLASLITVPLGGLFFAAMMRGYASRMENYMCSANEMNSSLVEYVNGIQVIKAFNRSSSSYGQYSKAVNYFHDCTMEWWSECWLWNAAARAVLPSTLLGTLPIGALLFMNGSITLPVLMICLIVPLGFTGPLMKVSEAMEQVSMIKGNLEQVTAFLKTPELQRPADPVTLTEPTFEFSHVCFGYNKSEVLHDISFKTSPKSMTAIVGPSGSGKSTIAKLMAGFWDATSGTVLFGSQDIRNIPFEQLMGEISYVAQDNFLFDKTIRDNIRMGNPAATDEQIETVAKAANCHDFIMQLEKGYDTMAGDAGDRLSGGERQRITIARAMLKKASVVILDEATAYADPENEALIQEAISKLISGKTLIVVAHRLNTIRNADQILVVADGKIAGCGTQNELLENCPLYKKMWENYSDAVTSKTKGES; encoded by the coding sequence ATGAAATCAAAAGAACCGGGGGCAATCCGGCAGCTTTTTATGTTTGTTGGCAGTAGCAAGGGGAAAATGAAATTTTCCATTCTTATGGCCGTTTTAGGGGAACTATTTGGTATGGTTCCATTCCTTATACTGGCTATGTTGGCAGACTCACTCTATTCCGGAACAGCTACTACTAAAGATACGGTGATACTGGCGGGAATCGCGGCACTTTGCCAGTGCATTAAGACATTCCTTACATGGAGGTCGTCCCTTCTGTCCCACCGTATTTCCTTTACTATTTTACAAAATATACGTGAAAGAATTGCCGATAAAATGGCGAAGGTTCCCATGGGCGTCATGTTGGAAACCCCTTCCGGCATTTTTAAAAACTTAATTGTAGATAATGTGGCAAAGCTAGAGGATTCTATGGCCCATTTTATGCCTGAACTTCCGTCACACATCACAGCACCTCTATGCAGTATTCTATTAATCTTTATTTTGGATTGGCGCATGGGGCTGGCCTCTTTAATTACTGTCCCGTTGGGAGGTTTGTTTTTCGCTGCCATGATGCGCGGATATGCCTCCCGTATGGAAAACTATATGTGTTCTGCGAATGAAATGAACAGTTCTCTTGTGGAATATGTAAATGGTATTCAGGTCATTAAAGCTTTTAACCGGTCCAGCTCGTCCTATGGGCAATACTCAAAAGCTGTCAATTACTTCCACGACTGCACCATGGAATGGTGGAGTGAGTGCTGGCTATGGAATGCGGCCGCTCGTGCAGTCCTTCCCTCCACCTTACTTGGCACACTTCCTATCGGCGCTTTGCTTTTTATGAATGGTTCGATTACTTTACCGGTTCTGATGATATGTCTTATTGTCCCCCTTGGCTTTACAGGGCCGCTGATGAAAGTATCGGAAGCCATGGAGCAGGTAAGTATGATCAAAGGAAACCTTGAACAAGTTACTGCCTTCTTAAAAACTCCTGAACTGCAGCGGCCTGCGGACCCGGTTACTCTCACAGAACCGACATTTGAATTTAGTCACGTTTGCTTTGGTTATAACAAAAGTGAAGTGCTGCACGATATCTCATTTAAGACGTCACCGAAATCAATGACAGCGATTGTCGGTCCGTCCGGATCTGGTAAATCTACCATAGCCAAATTAATGGCGGGATTTTGGGATGCCACCTCCGGGACTGTGCTTTTTGGTTCACAGGATATTCGCAACATCCCCTTTGAGCAGCTGATGGGAGAAATCAGTTATGTTGCACAGGATAACTTTCTTTTTGATAAAACCATCCGTGATAATATCCGCATGGGAAATCCAGCCGCAACGGACGAACAAATAGAAACCGTTGCAAAAGCTGCAAACTGCCATGATTTTATCATGCAATTAGAAAAAGGCTACGACACTATGGCCGGAGATGCCGGAGACCGCCTATCTGGTGGAGAACGCCAACGTATCACCATAGCGCGTGCCATGCTTAAAAAAGCTTCCGTGGTTATTCTTGATGAAGCAACTGCCTATGCAGACCCGGAAAATGAAGCACTGATACAAGAAGCAATCAGTAAGTTAATTTCCGGGAAAACCCTAATTGTTGTTGCACATCGTCTGAATACAATCCGCAATGCCGATCAAATCCTTGTTGTAGCTGATGGGAAAATAGCTGGATGCGGAACGCAAAATGAACTGTTAGAGAACTGCCCTCTTTATAAGAAAATGTGGGAGAATTATTCAGATGCGGTAACTTCCAAAACGAAAGGAGAATCTTAG
- a CDS encoding TetR/AcrR family transcriptional regulator, translating to MSRDFQQTHENLLACAKKHFLEFGFERASIREICKDANVTNGAFYNHFADKEALFGSLVESVVQTIQKIYSESIDKHFDLVKTDELKNLWRLSESTIIQIIEYIYEHFDVFRLLLMCSSGTKYAGFLDDLVRADVQETIKLIAELKARGVPVNDLDEDEWHMLVHSYYASIAEIVMHNYPKSAALKYAHTLSVFFSSGWQTVLGI from the coding sequence ATGTCAAGGGATTTCCAGCAAACTCATGAAAATCTTTTGGCCTGTGCAAAGAAACACTTCTTAGAATTTGGCTTTGAAAGAGCCAGTATTAGGGAAATCTGTAAAGACGCAAATGTAACCAATGGTGCCTTTTACAATCATTTTGCTGATAAGGAAGCTTTATTTGGTTCTTTAGTGGAATCAGTTGTTCAGACAATCCAAAAGATATATTCAGAATCAATAGATAAGCATTTTGATTTAGTAAAAACAGATGAGCTTAAGAATTTGTGGAGGCTGTCAGAAAGTACGATTATCCAGATAATCGAATATATTTATGAGCATTTTGATGTATTCAGGCTGCTTCTGATGTGCTCGTCAGGAACAAAGTATGCAGGCTTTTTAGACGACTTGGTACGCGCAGATGTGCAGGAGACAATAAAACTCATTGCAGAATTAAAAGCACGCGGTGTACCTGTCAATGATTTAGATGAGGACGAGTGGCATATGTTGGTCCATTCTTACTATGCTTCAATTGCGGAAATTGTTATGCACAATTATCCAAAGTCAGCTGCATTGAAGTATGCTCATACGCTATCGGTATTTTTCAGCTCGGGCTGGCAAACTGTTTTGGGGATTTAA
- a CDS encoding MptD family putative ECF transporter S component, giving the protein MQKSNKLNGKDLINVGIYTAMTLVIFFVFGLLTALPVIYPFLLFIWPFVCGIPMMLYYTKIQKFGMLTITGVICGLFFFLIGYTWIGLVGWTLGGILADIVLKAGQYKNFNVTLLSYACFCLGMMGCPANLWIAGQSYWENIHSSMGNQYAETLQSMMPSWMMYAGFVILFVGGICGALLGHKMLKKHFERAGIV; this is encoded by the coding sequence ATGCAAAAATCTAATAAACTAAATGGAAAAGATCTTATCAATGTAGGAATTTATACTGCCATGACTCTTGTAATATTTTTTGTTTTCGGATTACTGACTGCACTGCCTGTAATATATCCATTCCTTCTGTTTATCTGGCCGTTTGTATGTGGCATTCCTATGATGCTGTACTACACAAAAATTCAGAAATTCGGGATGCTGACAATTACAGGTGTCATCTGCGGTCTGTTTTTCTTTCTTATAGGCTATACATGGATTGGGCTGGTGGGGTGGACACTGGGCGGAATTCTTGCTGATATTGTGTTAAAGGCCGGTCAGTATAAAAACTTTAACGTTACCCTCCTAAGCTATGCGTGTTTTTGCCTTGGCATGATGGGATGCCCTGCGAATCTTTGGATTGCCGGGCAGTCCTACTGGGAAAATATTCACAGCTCCATGGGGAACCAATACGCAGAAACATTACAATCTATGATGCCATCATGGATGATGTATGCGGGATTTGTGATTTTGTTTGTCGGCGGGATTTGCGGTGCTTTGCTCGGTCATAAAATGTTAAAGAAGCACTTTGAGAGGGCGGGTATTGTTTGA